CTGTACGAAGCGTTGACCATGCCGCCGAAGCCGCCGAGGATGAAGAGCAGCATGCCGTAGCCGGCGGCGGCGAAGAATGGATCGTTCCACGGCAGCGAGGTGACCGTGCGAATGAACCCGCGCTGCCCGTTCTTGATCGCCGCGAGTTCGAACGAGGCGAAGATCGCGAACGCCGTGAGGAACGAGGGGATGACGACGCCGTAAGTCATCACCATGTGCAGGAGTTTCCACTTGCTGGCGATCGGCTCCATGAACTCGTGATGAATGCCGACCGGCGTCGAGAGAATCAGGAGCATGAGGAAGGTCAGACGCGCGAGGCCGTCGCTGAAGACGGTTCCGTTGTAGCGTGTCGGGATGATCGTGTACCAGATGACGTAGGCGCCCATGATCCAGAAGTACACCAGCGGATGGCCGAAGTACCAGAAGAACATGCGGGTGAGCAGCACGTTGATACCGGGCGTCCACCCGAACGCCCAGGGAATCAGCAGGTACATCTCGGCGACCACGCCGAGCGTCGCGATGATCCACATGAGAAAGGTCGTCGCCATCATGAACACGGGCAGCGGAATCGGTGCGCCCGGATGATTGCGCCGGAAGTAGAGAACGTTTTCGAAGACTTCGTAGGCGACGACCCAGGTACCGAGCACGAGCACCGTCGCCCCGAGATAGAAGAACGGACTCGCCTTGAGCGGCGCGTAAAACGTGTAGAGCACGGTCGCGTTTCCGGCAAGGATCATCGCCGCCGCGACCGCCGTTCCGATGAACATCAGCCACCAGCCGATCCATCCCACCGTCAGCTTTCGATCCGGACGGGCGATGTTGCGATAGAGCACGAACTCGGCTAGACCGGTGATGAAGAAGGTTGTGAAAACCAGCGCCATCAACACGCCGTGCGCCGTGAGCATGCGGTAGTAGTCGAACCACTGCGGCGCTTGCAGGGCGTCCGCGCGCGAAAATGCTTGAAGGACGCCGAACACGGCGCCGAGACAGACGGCGATCGTGGCCGTGTAGACGTGGGCGAGCACGAGCCGGTTCTCGGCGGGGTTGGAAGCGACAGCCGATTGCATCACTTGACCTCGATCGTTCCGTACATGTTTTGGTGACCGATCCCGCAGTACTCGTTGCAGACGAGCAGATAGGTTCCGGCTTTGGTGAAACGGTAGGTCGCACTGTTGACCCATCCGGGAATCGCCATGATGTTGATGTCGGTGCGGGCGATCTCGAAGCCGTGCACGACGTCGGAGCTGGTGACGTAGAACGTCACGGTGCTGCCGAGCGGGATCGTGAGCTTGGACGGGCTGAACATGAAGACTTGGGCGACGTAATAGGCCTCGTAGTTGCCGTCAGCGGTTTGGCGTAAACCCGGATGATCGAAGGGCGGCGTCGAGCCAACCTTGGTCGGTTCGATGGTCGCAGAGCCGGTCGGTGGGTTGATGTTGTCGGCGAAAGCGGCGATGAAGATGGTGGCCATGAACACGACCAGCATGGCGAGGCCAAAGGTCATCCACCAGCGTTCGTAGCGGTGAATGTGCATCTACCAGCGCTCCGCCATCAACGCGAATAGGGCAAACCAGCCGATGAGGAAAGCAACGCCGATGCCGAGCACGAAGGCCAAAGTGCCGGGTAGCGGAACGTCCCGCTCGTCAGAGTCGGTTTTCATACTGCAACCCTAGCGGCGGCGGGTTCGGAAGTAAGGAAGGCACCTTCCCAGGTCCTGGAACATTCGGAGGAGCGCGTGTCGGGCACGGTCTTGATCGTCGAGGACGAACCGCAGATCGGCGACGTCTTGGCGGGATATTTACAAGCTGACGGCTTCACCGCCACGGTCAGTTCGACGTTTGCGGATGCGATGGCGGCGCTCGACCGCAGCCGCCCGGATCTCTTACTGCTCGACGTAACGCTGCCGGACGGCAGCGGGCTGGACATCCTGCGCGCGGTTCGCGAACGCGACATCCCGGCGATCGTCGTTACGGCGCGCGCTGACGAGGTCGATCGGATCGTTGGGCTCGAGATCGGCGCCGACGATTACATCACCAAGCCCTTCAGCCCGCGCGAGGTCGTTGCGCGCGTCCGCGCCGTCTTGCGGCGCGCGCAGGGCAGCGGCGGCGGGAGTTCGGGCGATCTCATTCGGATCGGCGATCTCGAGATCGACGTCGAAGCGCACGAAGTGCGGGTAGGAAAGCATCAGGCGCATTTGACGCCGTCGGAATTCCGGTTGCTGGAGGTGCTGGCGCGCAATGCGGGCGTGGCCCTCACCCGCGCGCAACTGCTCGATAAACTCAGCGACGACGGTTCGATCTTCGAACGAACGCTGGACCGGCACATCAACAACTTGCGGCGCAAGATCGAGCCGGACGTGCAGAACCCGGCGTACGTGTTGACGGTCTACGGCGTCGGCTACAAGATGCGCAAGCTGTAGTGCTCTTTTGCATCGGCCGCGATCTCGCCGGCGATGCCTTTCAGGAACGAATCGAGGCTGCGCCGGGCCACATTGCGGAAGACGGTGCGGTCCAGAAGCGCGCCGATGATGCCGAAGGGCGGCGTGTAGAACCCCTGCAGCCAAAGCTCGGCGGCGTTTCCGACCGGGGTGAGGCTCAGCGCGCCCTCGAATGCCGGAAAGATTCGTTCGCCGGATGCCGCGTGGATCGAAAGACCGTACTCCCAATGTACCGGGCGCTCGGCCACCCTCAGCTCGGCGGGAATTCGCACTTCGCCGGCGACGCCGGCGTGAAGGTCAGTCAGCTGTACCGCGAGCGCGAATCGATCCGGTGACGTGCCGGCCTTTGCCAGCGCCTGCATGACCCGCGCCAGCGATTCACGCGCCGCCGGCGGCGCCATCGCGACCGGCAGGGTGAGTTCGATCCTCCGCGCGCGCATCTTCAACGTTCAGCGCCGGTTTGTGCCGCATCTCGTACCGCGTCCGCAAGCAGTTCGCGCGCGCGATTGTACGGGCAGTTGAGGTAGCGGCGCTGGTATAATCGTGCCATGCGGCTATCATGGCGAGCCGATGGGAAGCGCGAGGGAAGAACTACGGAATGAGCATCGCGACGGATCTCGACGGCCTTCCGCGCCGGGTAGCGCGCTGGGCGAAATCGCTCGGACCCGGCTTAATTACGGGTGCGGCGGACGACGATCCGTCGGGAATCGCGACCTATTCCATCACCGGCGCGTCGACCGGCCTCTCGATGCTCTGGGCCGCGCTCGTTACCACGCCGATGATGGCGGTGATCGACGGAACCTGCGCTCGCATCGGGCTCGTCACCGGTGCGGGATTGATGTGGTCGCTGGTGCGCAGTATGCCGCGGGTCTTCGCGATCGCGCTCGCGCTCCTCGTCGGCGTGGCGAACACGTTCAACGTCGGCGCCGACTTGAACGCGATGGCGGTCTCGGCGCATCTGCTCGCGCCGGTTCCGATGGAAGTGTGGCTCGTCTTTTTTGCCGCGGTCATCGTCGTCGTCGAGGTCTTTTTCACGTATCGCGCGTTTGCCGACATCATGCGTTGGCTGTGCATTGTGCTCTTCGCCTATATCATCACGGCGTTCGTCGTGCACGCCAATTGGCCGGTCGTGTTGCTCAACCTCATCGTTCCGCACGTTCGCTGGAACGCCGGCTGGCTCACCACGCTCACGGCCGCGCTCGGCACGACCATTACGCCGTACCTTTTTTTCTGGCAAACGTCGATGACGGCAGAAGAGCGCCAGGCCCGGCGCACGGCGAATCAGGATTCCGATCCCACACCGCGGCGCGTCGCGGATGCGCATGCCGACGCGAACACGGGCGCGATCTATTCGAATCTGGTGATGTTCTTCATCATCGTCACCTGCGCATCGACGCTCGGCGCGCACGGCTCCGCGAACATCGCAACCGCGCAAGATGCGGCCGAGGCGCTGCGCCCGCTGGCCGGCAATTTTGCCTTTACGCTCTTTACGATCGGGATCGTGGGAACCGGACTGCTGGCGGTTCCGGTTCTGGCCGGCTCATCCGGCTATATGTTCGCCGAGTTGTGGGGGTGGCGCGAAGGGTTGGATCTGAAGCCGAACCGGGCGCGGGGCTTTTACACGATCATCGTCCTGGGCGTCGCGGCCGGAGCGACGATGGGTCTCTTTCATCTCGATCCGATCAAAGCGCTGTTTTGGTGCGCGGTCCTCAACGGGATCGCCGCGGTACCGCTGCTGTACGCGATCATTCGCATCGCGCGCGATCACCGCGTACTCGGGAAATGGGTCATATCACGGACCGCGCTGGTCTGGTTGTGGCTCGCGTTCGGGTTGTTGCTCCTGAGCGCGCTCGGCACGTTTGCCTCTCCCTTCATCTCGACCTCTTGAGGAGATCGCGAGCGCGGCGAAGTGACTCGGCGATCGCCTCCAGGCGCTCGGGCGTCGCCGGAACGATGCCGTCGATCATCCCCTCGACGTTCGCCAGCGCGATGCCGAGGAGGTTGCCGAGATCGTGCCGGATATTCTTGTCCTGCATGTCCGATACTCCGGCGTTTTCGCTCGAGGACCTGGCGGGAAGCCGTTTTCCGCTGCTCGAGTACGCGCCCGACGCGACGCTGATCGTCGACGCCGACGGCCGCATTCGCCTGCTGAACGCGCAGGCCGAACGGCTCTTCGGCTACTACCGCGAGGAATTGATCGGCCAGCCGATCGAGATGCTGATCCCGGCGCGTTATCGCACGCGGCACGTCGGCGAGCGCAAGGGATACTATCACGATCCGCACGTTCGTCCGATGGGCGTCGGCCTCGAGCTGAACGGACTGCGTAAAAACGGCAGCGAGTTTC
The DNA window shown above is from Candidatus Baltobacteraceae bacterium and carries:
- a CDS encoding cytochrome c oxidase subunit II; translation: MHIHRYERWWMTFGLAMLVVFMATIFIAAFADNINPPTGSATIEPTKVGSTPPFDHPGLRQTADGNYEAYYVAQVFMFSPSKLTIPLGSTVTFYVTSSDVVHGFEIARTDINIMAIPGWVNSATYRFTKAGTYLLVCNEYCGIGHQNMYGTIEVK
- a CDS encoding divalent metal cation transporter, whose product is MSIATDLDGLPRRVARWAKSLGPGLITGAADDDPSGIATYSITGASTGLSMLWAALVTTPMMAVIDGTCARIGLVTGAGLMWSLVRSMPRVFAIALALLVGVANTFNVGADLNAMAVSAHLLAPVPMEVWLVFFAAVIVVVEVFFTYRAFADIMRWLCIVLFAYIITAFVVHANWPVVLLNLIVPHVRWNAGWLTTLTAALGTTITPYLFFWQTSMTAEERQARRTANQDSDPTPRRVADAHADANTGAIYSNLVMFFIIVTCASTLGAHGSANIATAQDAAEALRPLAGNFAFTLFTIGIVGTGLLAVPVLAGSSGYMFAELWGWREGLDLKPNRARGFYTIIVLGVAAGATMGLFHLDPIKALFWCAVLNGIAAVPLLYAIIRIARDHRVLGKWVISRTALVWLWLAFGLLLLSALGTFASPFISTS
- a CDS encoding response regulator transcription factor: MSGTVLIVEDEPQIGDVLAGYLQADGFTATVSSTFADAMAALDRSRPDLLLLDVTLPDGSGLDILRAVRERDIPAIVVTARADEVDRIVGLEIGADDYITKPFSPREVVARVRAVLRRAQGSGGGSSGDLIRIGDLEIDVEAHEVRVGKHQAHLTPSEFRLLEVLARNAGVALTRAQLLDKLSDDGSIFERTLDRHINNLRRKIEPDVQNPAYVLTVYGVGYKMRKL
- a CDS encoding cbb3-type cytochrome c oxidase subunit I, translating into MQSAVASNPAENRLVLAHVYTATIAVCLGAVFGVLQAFSRADALQAPQWFDYYRMLTAHGVLMALVFTTFFITGLAEFVLYRNIARPDRKLTVGWIGWWLMFIGTAVAAAMILAGNATVLYTFYAPLKASPFFYLGATVLVLGTWVVAYEVFENVLYFRRNHPGAPIPLPVFMMATTFLMWIIATLGVVAEMYLLIPWAFGWTPGINVLLTRMFFWYFGHPLVYFWIMGAYVIWYTIIPTRYNGTVFSDGLARLTFLMLLILSTPVGIHHEFMEPIASKWKLLHMVMTYGVVIPSFLTAFAIFASFELAAIKNGQRGFIRTVTSLPWNDPFFAAAGYGMLLFILGGFGGMVNASYSMDTLVHNTIWIVGHFHATVGGPVALTFIGATYWLIPRLTGRELWGRSIALWQARLWFIGMLIMSLSMHYAGLLGAPRRTASVDYAGAAAAAPWEPAMLLAAAGGGILFISICFFATVAIGTLFKNEKTHDTLADFAPAEAGAPTPAILQHLFRWSAVALVLAVLAYTGPFIELFHSHVPLAPGLRTW